From the Paludibacterium paludis genome, one window contains:
- the rplF gene encoding 50S ribosomal protein L6: protein MSRVAKNPVAIPAGVEVKFSATEVTVKGSNGSLSTPLCEEVEIKLDNNQLTFAAKNDSKFARAMSGTLRALLNNMVTGVSKGFEKKLSLVGVGYRAQAQGDALNLSLGFSHPIVHKMPAGIKVETPSQTEIVIKGADKQRVGQTAAEIRAYRAPEPYKGKGVRYADEVVVLKETKKK, encoded by the coding sequence ATGTCTCGCGTAGCTAAGAATCCCGTAGCCATCCCGGCAGGCGTAGAAGTCAAGTTCTCCGCGACCGAGGTGACTGTGAAGGGCTCCAACGGCTCCCTCAGCACGCCTCTGTGCGAGGAAGTGGAAATCAAGCTGGACAACAACCAGCTGACTTTCGCAGCCAAAAACGACAGCAAGTTCGCGCGCGCCATGTCCGGCACGCTGCGAGCGCTCCTCAACAACATGGTGACTGGCGTCTCCAAGGGCTTCGAGAAGAAGCTGAGCCTGGTCGGCGTAGGTTATCGCGCCCAGGCCCAAGGTGATGCCCTGAACCTGTCTCTTGGTTTCTCCCATCCGATCGTGCACAAGATGCCCGCCGGTATCAAGGTTGAGACCCCGAGTCAGACCGAGATCGTGATCAAGGGTGCTGACAAGCAGCGTGTTGGTCAGACCGCCGCCGAGATTCGCGCATACCGCGCTCCCGAGCCTTACAAGGGCAAGGGTGTCCGTTATGCCGACGAGGTTGTGGTTCTGAAAGAGACCAAGAAGAAGTAA
- the rpsH gene encoding 30S ribosomal protein S8 — MSMHDPISDMLTRIRNGQRASKVAVSMPSSKLKVALAQVLKEEGYIEDFAIAGEAKKPVLDIQLKYYAGRPVIERIERVSRPGLRVYKGTTEIPKVMNGLGVAILSTSSGLMTDRKARAAGVGGELLCIVA, encoded by the coding sequence ATGAGCATGCATGATCCTATTTCCGATATGCTGACCCGCATCCGCAACGGTCAACGCGCTTCCAAGGTGGCTGTTTCCATGCCGTCCTCGAAGCTGAAGGTAGCGTTGGCTCAGGTGCTGAAAGAAGAAGGCTATATCGAAGACTTCGCCATCGCTGGCGAAGCCAAGAAACCTGTTCTTGATATCCAGCTCAAGTACTACGCTGGTCGTCCGGTGATCGAGCGCATCGAGCGCGTATCCCGTCCCGGCCTGCGCGTGTACAAGGGCACCACCGAAATTCCGAAGGTCATGAACGGCCTCGGCGTTGCCATCCTGTCCACCTCCAGTGGCCTGATGACCGATCGCAAGGCACGCGCTGCCGGCGTCGGTGGCGAGCTGCTGTGCATCGTGGCGTAA
- the rpsN gene encoding 30S ribosomal protein S14 has protein sequence MATLALINREEKRVKLAAKYAAKREQLLAVINNQSLSEEERFAARLQLQQLPRNASPVRQRRRCAITGRPRGVFRKFGLGRNKLREIALKGEIPGVVKASW, from the coding sequence ATGGCAACACTTGCACTGATTAACCGTGAAGAGAAGCGCGTAAAGCTGGCCGCCAAATACGCCGCCAAGCGTGAGCAGCTTCTCGCCGTCATCAACAACCAGAGCCTCTCGGAAGAAGAGCGTTTCGCCGCACGCCTGCAACTGCAGCAGCTGCCGCGCAACGCCTCCCCGGTCCGCCAGCGTCGTCGCTGCGCCATCACCGGTCGTCCGCGTGGCGTGTTCCGTAAATTCGGTCTGGGTCGTAACAAGCTCCGCGAAATCGCCCTCAAAGGCGAGATCCCGGGTGTTGTGAAGGCCAGCTGGTAA
- the rplE gene encoding 50S ribosomal protein L5: MARLYDFYKETVVPDLMKQFGYKSIMEVPRIEKITLNMGVGEAVADKKVMEHAVGDMEKLSGQKPVVTTARKSIAGFKIRDHYPIGCKVTLRRERMYEFFDRLVTIALPRVRDFRGVSGKSFDGRGNYNMGVKEQIIFPEIDYDKIDALRGMNITITTTAKTDEEARALLAAFKFPFKG; this comes from the coding sequence ATGGCACGTCTCTACGATTTCTACAAAGAAACTGTCGTACCCGATCTGATGAAACAGTTCGGCTACAAGTCGATCATGGAAGTACCGCGCATCGAAAAGATCACCCTGAACATGGGTGTCGGCGAAGCCGTGGCTGACAAAAAAGTCATGGAACACGCCGTGGGCGACATGGAAAAACTGTCCGGTCAAAAACCGGTCGTTACCACCGCCCGCAAATCGATCGCCGGCTTCAAGATCCGCGACCACTACCCGATCGGCTGCAAGGTAACCCTGCGTCGCGAACGTATGTACGAGTTCTTCGACCGCCTGGTGACCATCGCCCTGCCGCGCGTACGTGACTTCCGTGGTGTTTCCGGCAAGTCTTTCGACGGCCGTGGCAACTACAACATGGGTGTCAAAGAGCAGATCATCTTCCCGGAAATCGACTACGACAAGATCGATGCTCTGCGTGGTATGAACATTACGATCACCACCACGGCGAAGACTGACGAAGAGGCCCGCGCTCTGCTGGCCGCGTTCAAGTTCCCGTTCAAGGGTTAA
- the rplX gene encoding 50S ribosomal protein L24, which translates to MLKIRKGDEVVVITGKDKGKRGTVLRVLEGKLVVEGVNVVKKHQKPNPIRGVAGGVVEKTMPIDVSNVAIFNQASQKADRVGFKVLEDGRKVRVFKSSGEVIGA; encoded by the coding sequence ATGCTTAAAATCCGCAAAGGTGATGAAGTCGTAGTAATCACCGGTAAAGACAAAGGTAAGCGTGGCACCGTCCTGCGTGTCCTCGAGGGCAAGCTGGTCGTTGAAGGCGTGAATGTTGTCAAGAAGCACCAGAAGCCGAACCCGATTCGTGGCGTGGCTGGCGGTGTCGTTGAAAAGACCATGCCGATTGACGTGTCCAACGTGGCCATCTTCAATCAGGCTAGCCAGAAGGCTGACCGCGTAGGCTTCAAGGTTCTTGAAGACGGCCGCAAGGTTCGCGTGTTCAAGTCCTCCGGCGAAGTTATCGGGGCGTAA
- the rplN gene encoding 50S ribosomal protein L14, translating to MIQMQTMLEVADNTGAKHVMCIKVLGGSKRRYASVGDIIKVSIKDAAPRGRVKKGDVYNAVVVRTAKGVRRPDGSLIKFDGNAAVLLNTKLEPIGTRIFGPVTRELRTERFMKIVSLAPEVL from the coding sequence ATGATCCAAATGCAGACCATGCTTGAGGTCGCTGACAACACCGGTGCAAAGCATGTTATGTGCATCAAGGTGCTGGGCGGCTCCAAGCGTCGCTACGCAAGCGTTGGCGACATCATCAAGGTGAGCATCAAGGATGCTGCTCCGCGCGGTCGCGTCAAGAAAGGCGACGTCTACAACGCGGTTGTAGTTCGCACCGCCAAGGGCGTGCGTCGTCCGGACGGCTCGTTGATCAAGTTTGACGGCAATGCCGCCGTACTGCTCAACACCAAGCTCGAGCCCATCGGCACTCGTATCTTCGGGCCGGTAACGCGTGAACTGCGTACCGAACGCTTCATGAAGATCGTTTCGCTGGCGCCGGAAGTGCTGTAA
- the rpsQ gene encoding 30S ribosomal protein S17 has product MSETKVVRTLTGKVVSDKMDKTVTVLVERKVKHPIYGKIIRRSKKFHAHDENNEFKAGDIVVISESRPLSKTKSWVVTALVEKSRLV; this is encoded by the coding sequence ATGAGCGAAACCAAAGTCGTACGTACGCTGACCGGCAAAGTAGTCAGCGACAAGATGGACAAGACCGTGACCGTGCTGGTCGAGCGCAAGGTTAAGCACCCGATCTACGGCAAGATCATCCGTCGTTCCAAGAAGTTTCACGCGCATGACGAGAACAACGAGTTCAAGGCTGGCGACATCGTGGTAATCAGCGAGTCCCGCCCGCTCTCGAAAACCAAGTCGTGGGTAGTGACCGCACTGGTCGAGAAGTCTCGCCTGGTGTGA
- the rpmC gene encoding 50S ribosomal protein L29: MKASELKAKSVDELKAELLSLLKAQFALRMQHATQQLTKNSELKKVRRDIARVRTILKEKAA, translated from the coding sequence ATGAAAGCGTCCGAACTCAAAGCCAAGAGTGTAGACGAGCTGAAGGCCGAACTGCTCAGCCTTCTGAAGGCTCAGTTTGCGCTGCGTATGCAGCACGCCACCCAACAGCTCACCAAGAACAGTGAACTGAAGAAAGTGCGTCGCGACATCGCTCGCGTCCGCACCATTCTGAAAGAGAAGGCGGCTTGA
- the rplP gene encoding 50S ribosomal protein L16 — MLQPTRLKYRKQQKGRNTGIATRGNKVSFGDFGLKAIGRGRLTARQIEAARRAMTRHIKRGGRIWIRIFPDKPITSKPAEVRMGNGKGSPEYYVAEIQPGKMLYEMDGVSEELAREAFRLAAAKLPIPTVFVTRQVGQ; from the coding sequence ATGCTGCAGCCAACTAGACTCAAGTACCGTAAACAGCAAAAAGGCCGCAACACGGGTATCGCTACTCGTGGCAACAAAGTGAGCTTTGGTGATTTCGGTCTTAAGGCTATTGGTCGCGGTCGCCTGACCGCCCGTCAGATCGAAGCTGCGCGTCGTGCGATGACCCGCCACATCAAGCGTGGTGGCCGCATCTGGATTCGCATCTTCCCGGACAAGCCGATTACGTCCAAGCCTGCTGAAGTACGTATGGGTAACGGTAAAGGTTCCCCTGAGTACTACGTTGCAGAAATTCAGCCTGGCAAGATGCTGTACGAAATGGATGGTGTTTCCGAGGAACTCGCTCGCGAAGCTTTCCGTCTGGCCGCAGCCAAATTGCCGATCCCGACTGTGTTTGTGACTAGACAGGTAGGTCAGTGA
- the rpsC gene encoding 30S ribosomal protein S3, whose product MGQKIHPTGFRLAVTKNWASKWFANSHDFAGMLKQDIDVRDFLKQRLAHASVGRVIIERPAKSARITIHSARPGVVIGKKGEDIEILKQELQKRLGVPVHVNIEEVRKPELDAQIIADGIASQLEKRVMFRRAMKRAMQNAMRMGAQGIKIMSSGRLNGIDIARSEWYREGRVPLHTLRADVDYATSEAKTTYGVIGIKVWVYKGESKPGQVVAAPVAPEKKMRKGPRNAAAN is encoded by the coding sequence ATGGGTCAGAAGATTCATCCGACGGGATTCCGTCTTGCCGTAACTAAGAACTGGGCATCCAAATGGTTTGCCAATAGTCACGATTTCGCCGGCATGCTGAAACAGGACATCGATGTTCGCGATTTCCTGAAGCAACGTCTGGCTCACGCCAGCGTCGGCCGCGTCATCATCGAGCGTCCGGCCAAGTCCGCCCGCATCACCATTCACAGCGCCCGTCCGGGTGTCGTGATCGGCAAGAAGGGCGAGGACATCGAAATCCTGAAACAAGAACTGCAAAAGCGCCTGGGCGTGCCGGTGCATGTGAACATCGAAGAAGTTCGCAAGCCTGAGCTCGACGCACAGATCATCGCCGACGGCATCGCTTCCCAGCTGGAGAAGCGCGTGATGTTCCGTCGCGCCATGAAGCGCGCCATGCAGAACGCAATGCGCATGGGCGCCCAGGGCATCAAGATCATGTCCTCCGGTCGTCTGAACGGTATCGACATCGCCCGCAGCGAATGGTACCGCGAAGGCCGCGTGCCCCTGCATACCCTGCGTGCTGACGTGGACTATGCAACCTCCGAAGCCAAGACCACCTACGGTGTGATCGGCATCAAGGTATGGGTATACAAGGGTGAGTCGAAGCCGGGTCAGGTCGTTGCCGCTCCGGTCGCTCCCGAGAAGAAAATGAGAAAGGGGCCTCGCAATGCTGCAGCCAACTAG
- the rplV gene encoding 50S ribosomal protein L22, with translation MRVSAYLNNARLSAQKGRLVADLIRGKSVDEALNILAFSPKKGAELIKKLLLSAIANAEHNEGADIDTLKVATIFVDKGPSLKRFSARAKGRGNRIEKQTCHISLTVGN, from the coding sequence ATGAGAGTATCTGCATATCTGAACAATGCCCGACTGTCGGCCCAGAAAGGCCGCCTCGTGGCAGACCTGATCCGCGGCAAGTCCGTCGATGAGGCCCTGAACATTCTGGCTTTCAGCCCGAAAAAAGGCGCCGAGTTGATCAAGAAGCTGCTCCTGTCCGCTATCGCCAACGCCGAGCACAACGAAGGTGCCGACATTGACACCCTCAAGGTGGCAACCATCTTCGTTGACAAGGGTCCGAGCCTGAAGCGTTTCTCCGCTCGCGCCAAGGGCCGCGGTAATCGCATCGAGAAGCAGACCTGCCACATCTCGTTGACTGTGGGCAATTAA
- the rpsS gene encoding 30S ribosomal protein S19, with protein MARSQKKGPFVDLHLLKKVDAARATSDKRPIKTWSRRSTILPDFIGLTIAVHNGRTHVPVYVSENMVGHKLGEFSLTRTFKGHAADKKAKKR; from the coding sequence ATGGCACGTTCGCAGAAAAAAGGCCCGTTTGTTGATCTGCACCTTCTGAAGAAGGTAGACGCGGCGCGTGCGACCAGTGATAAGCGTCCGATCAAGACCTGGTCGCGTCGTTCGACCATCCTGCCGGATTTCATTGGTCTGACCATCGCCGTACACAACGGTCGCACCCACGTACCCGTTTATGTGTCCGAAAACATGGTCGGCCACAAACTGGGCGAATTTTCCCTGACTCGTACCTTCAAAGGCCACGCGGCCGACAAGAAGGCGAAGAAGCGATAA
- the rplB gene encoding 50S ribosomal protein L2, with protein sequence MPIVKVKPTSAGRRSLVKVVNPDLHKGAPHAALVEKKSSTGGRNNNGHITTRHKGGGHKKHYRIIDFRRNKDGIPAKVERLEYDPNRTAHIALLCYADGERRYIIAPRGVKAGDVLLSGAEAPIKAGNALPIRNIPVGTTVHCIELQPGRGAQMVRSAGASAMLLAREGIYAQLRLRSGEIRKVHVDCRATVGEVGNEEHSLRKIGKAGANRWRGIRPTVRGTAMNPVDHPHGGGEGRTGEGRVPVSPWGTPTKGFRTRRNKRTDNMIVRRRYSNKG encoded by the coding sequence ATGCCTATCGTAAAAGTTAAACCGACTTCCGCGGGCCGTCGTTCGCTCGTCAAGGTCGTGAATCCCGACCTGCACAAGGGTGCGCCGCACGCTGCGCTGGTTGAGAAGAAAAGCTCGACCGGTGGCCGTAACAACAACGGTCACATCACTACCCGTCACAAGGGTGGCGGTCACAAGAAGCACTACCGCATCATCGACTTCCGTCGCAACAAGGATGGAATCCCGGCGAAGGTGGAGCGTCTTGAATATGATCCGAACCGTACCGCTCACATTGCCCTGTTGTGCTATGCAGACGGCGAACGCCGTTACATCATCGCTCCGCGTGGCGTGAAGGCTGGCGACGTTCTGCTGTCCGGCGCCGAAGCCCCGATCAAGGCGGGTAACGCGCTGCCGATCCGCAACATCCCGGTTGGTACCACGGTTCACTGCATCGAGCTGCAGCCTGGCCGCGGCGCCCAGATGGTCCGCTCCGCCGGTGCTTCCGCCATGCTGCTGGCGCGCGAAGGCATTTATGCCCAGCTGCGTCTGCGCTCCGGCGAAATCCGCAAGGTGCACGTTGACTGCCGCGCCACCGTTGGCGAAGTCGGCAACGAAGAGCATAGCCTGCGCAAGATCGGTAAGGCCGGTGCGAACCGCTGGCGTGGTATCCGTCCGACCGTTCGCGGTACTGCGATGAACCCGGTTGATCACCCGCACGGTGGTGGTGAAGGCCGTACCGGCGAAGGTCGCGTACCGGTCAGCCCGTGGGGCACTCCGACCAAGGGCTTCCGTACCCGTCGCAACAAGCGTACCGACAACATGATCGTACGCCGCCGCTATTCCAATAAAGGGTAA
- the rplW gene encoding 50S ribosomal protein L23, translating to MGMNQERLLQVILAPVVSEKSTFVAEKNQQVVFRVATDATKPEIKAAVEMLFNVKVESVSTVNVKGKVKRFGRTMGRRKDWKKAYVSLVQGQELDLTTAVAE from the coding sequence GTGGGCATGAATCAAGAACGTCTGTTGCAAGTAATTCTTGCTCCGGTTGTCTCCGAGAAGAGCACGTTCGTTGCCGAGAAAAACCAGCAAGTGGTTTTCCGTGTCGCAACCGACGCTACCAAGCCGGAAATCAAGGCCGCAGTGGAAATGCTGTTCAACGTCAAGGTTGAGAGTGTCTCCACCGTGAACGTCAAGGGTAAGGTCAAGCGCTTTGGCCGTACCATGGGCCGCCGCAAGGACTGGAAAAAGGCTTACGTAAGCCTCGTGCAGGGTCAGGAACTCGATCTGACCACCGCGGTTGCCGAGTAA
- the rplD gene encoding 50S ribosomal protein L4, whose protein sequence is MELKVVNAQGKAVEGLQASESLFGREYNEALVHQVVTAYLANARSANRAQKTRAEVNHTTKKPWRQKGTGRARSGMSSSPVWRGGGRAFPNSPDENYSHKVNRKMFRAGMAAILSQLVRDERLIVVDGLSVETPKTKEFVGVVKSMGLEQALFITKELDENLYLSSRNLPNVLVIEAQQVDPYSLLRFKKIVITRDAVKQLEEQWA, encoded by the coding sequence ATGGAACTGAAAGTAGTCAATGCTCAAGGCAAGGCCGTAGAAGGTCTGCAAGCGTCCGAATCCCTGTTCGGCCGCGAATACAACGAGGCACTGGTGCATCAGGTCGTTACCGCTTACCTGGCTAACGCCCGCAGCGCCAACCGTGCGCAGAAGACCCGCGCCGAAGTCAACCACACCACCAAAAAGCCGTGGCGTCAGAAGGGTACCGGCCGTGCGCGTTCCGGTATGTCTTCGTCCCCGGTATGGCGTGGTGGTGGTCGTGCCTTCCCGAACAGCCCGGACGAAAACTACAGCCACAAGGTCAACCGCAAGATGTTCCGCGCCGGCATGGCGGCCATCCTGTCGCAACTGGTTCGCGACGAGCGTCTGATCGTGGTTGACGGTCTCTCGGTCGAAACCCCGAAGACCAAGGAATTCGTCGGCGTGGTGAAGTCGATGGGCCTGGAACAGGCTCTGTTCATCACCAAGGAACTGGACGAAAACCTCTATCTCTCGTCTCGCAACCTGCCGAACGTGCTGGTGATCGAGGCTCAACAGGTTGATCCTTACAGCCTGCTGCGCTTCAAGAAGATCGTGATCACCCGTGACGCCGTGAAGCAACTGGAGGAGCAGTGGGCATGA
- the rplC gene encoding 50S ribosomal protein L3, producing the protein MSKGLVGRKVGMTRIFADDGVSIPVTVLDMSANRVTQIKTADVDGYTALQVTYGARKASRVNKAAAGHYAKAGVEAGRGLHEFTLSAEELSGYKPGDAISVEIFQVGQIVDITGTSKGKGFSGVIKRHNFASNRASHGNSRSHNTPGSIGQAQDPGRVLPGKRMAGQYGNTKSTVQCLEIVRIDVERQLLLVKGAVPGAKNSDVVVRPSVKAGA; encoded by the coding sequence ATGAGTAAAGGTCTTGTCGGACGCAAAGTCGGCATGACCCGCATCTTCGCCGACGATGGTGTATCCATCCCGGTTACGGTGCTGGACATGTCCGCCAACCGCGTTACGCAAATCAAAACGGCCGATGTTGACGGCTACACCGCCCTGCAAGTGACTTATGGCGCTCGCAAGGCAAGCCGTGTCAACAAGGCTGCTGCCGGTCACTACGCCAAGGCTGGCGTTGAAGCCGGTCGTGGTCTGCACGAATTCACCCTGTCCGCGGAAGAACTCTCCGGCTACAAGCCGGGCGATGCCATCTCCGTTGAGATTTTCCAGGTGGGTCAGATCGTTGACATCACCGGCACCTCGAAGGGTAAGGGTTTCTCCGGTGTCATCAAGCGCCACAACTTCGCGTCGAACCGCGCCTCCCATGGTAACTCCCGTTCGCACAACACGCCGGGTTCCATCGGTCAGGCTCAGGATCCGGGCCGCGTTCTGCCGGGCAAGCGCATGGCAGGTCAGTACGGTAACACCAAGTCTACCGTTCAGTGCCTGGAAATTGTTCGTATCGACGTTGAGCGTCAGCTGCTGCTGGTCAAGGGTGCCGTTCCCGGTGCCAAGAACAGCGACGTTGTCGTGCGTCCTAGCGTGAAGGCGGGTGCGTGA
- the rpsJ gene encoding 30S ribosomal protein S10 — MQSQRIRIRLKAFDHNLIDRSAQEIVETAKRTGAVVKGPVPLPTKIERFNVLRSPHVNKTSRDQLEIRTHLRLMDIVDPTDKTVDALMKLDLPAGVDVEIKLQ, encoded by the coding sequence ATGCAAAGCCAACGTATCCGCATCCGCCTCAAAGCGTTCGACCACAACCTGATCGATCGTTCCGCTCAGGAAATCGTCGAAACCGCCAAGCGCACTGGCGCCGTTGTCAAGGGCCCGGTTCCGCTGCCGACCAAGATCGAGCGTTTCAACGTTCTGCGTTCGCCGCACGTGAACAAGACTTCCCGCGACCAGCTGGAAATCCGCACTCACCTGCGTCTGATGGATATCGTTGATCCGACCGACAAAACGGTTGACGCTCTGATGAAGCTCGACCTGCCGGCCGGCGTTGATGTGGAAATCAAGCTGCAGTAA
- the tuf gene encoding elongation factor Tu, translated as MAKEKFERTKPHVNVGTIGHVDHGKTTLTAAITTILSKKFGGEAKDYSQIDSAPEEKARGITINTAHVEYETASRHYAHVDCPGHADYVKNMITGAAQMDGAILVCSAADGPMPQTREHILLARQVGVPFIIVFLNKCDMVDDEELLELVEMEVRDLLSSYDFPGDDLPIIKGSALKALEGDQSDIGEPAIFRLADALDSYIPTPERAIDKPFLLPIEDVFSISGRGTVVTGRVERGVIKVGEEIEIVGIKATAKTTCTGVEMFRKLLDQGQAGDNVGVLLRGTKREEVERGQVLAKPGSITPHTKFTGSVYILSKEEGGRHTPFFQGYRPQFYFRTTDVTGSVTLEEGVEMVMPGDNVTFAVELIAPIAMEEGLRFAIREGGRTVGAGVVSKIVA; from the coding sequence ATGGCAAAAGAAAAGTTTGAGCGGACAAAACCGCACGTAAACGTCGGCACCATCGGTCACGTTGACCATGGTAAAACCACGCTGACCGCCGCTATCACCACGATTCTGTCGAAGAAATTCGGTGGCGAAGCGAAAGACTACTCGCAGATCGACAGCGCGCCGGAAGAAAAGGCCCGCGGTATTACCATCAATACCGCTCACGTTGAGTACGAAACGGCTTCGCGCCACTACGCTCACGTTGACTGCCCGGGTCACGCCGACTACGTGAAGAACATGATTACCGGTGCCGCTCAAATGGACGGCGCGATTCTGGTGTGCTCGGCCGCTGACGGTCCGATGCCGCAGACCCGCGAGCACATCCTGCTGGCTCGTCAGGTAGGCGTTCCGTTCATCATCGTGTTCCTGAACAAGTGCGACATGGTGGATGACGAAGAGCTGCTGGAACTGGTGGAAATGGAAGTGCGCGACCTGCTGTCGTCGTACGATTTCCCGGGCGACGACCTGCCTATCATCAAGGGCTCGGCTCTGAAGGCGCTGGAAGGCGACCAGTCCGACATCGGCGAACCGGCGATCTTCCGCCTGGCCGACGCGCTGGACAGCTACATCCCGACGCCGGAACGCGCGATCGACAAGCCGTTCCTGCTGCCGATCGAAGACGTGTTCTCGATCTCCGGCCGCGGTACCGTTGTGACCGGTCGTGTTGAGCGTGGCGTGATCAAGGTCGGTGAAGAAATCGAAATCGTGGGCATCAAGGCCACCGCGAAGACGACCTGCACGGGCGTTGAAATGTTCCGCAAGCTGCTGGACCAGGGTCAGGCAGGCGACAACGTCGGCGTACTGCTGCGCGGCACGAAGCGTGAAGAAGTCGAGCGCGGTCAGGTACTGGCCAAGCCGGGTTCCATCACCCCGCACACCAAGTTCACCGGCAGCGTGTACATTCTGTCGAAGGAAGAGGGCGGTCGTCACACTCCGTTCTTCCAGGGCTATCGTCCGCAGTTCTACTTCCGTACGACCGACGTGACCGGTTCGGTTACGCTGGAAGAGGGCGTGGAAATGGTAATGCCGGGTGACAACGTAACCTTCGCCGTGGAACTGATCGCCCCGATCGCCATGGAAGAAGGCCTGCGTTTCGCCATCCGCGAAGGTGGCCGTACCGTCGGCGCCGGTGTCGTTTCTAAAATCGTCGCTTAA